The DNA window GCGCTTGAGCTGCCGCCAGACCTTGCGCACGCCGTACACCTGTCGGTTCTGCTCCCATACCCGCCGGATCTGCGGGCGCAGCGCCTGGTCCTTCCACCAGCGGTTCGGGCGCAAGTTCGCGTCCGCTTCCCGCTGCGCGTGGCGGTAATACGTCGACGGGGCAACCTGCAGCACCTTGCAGATTGGCTCGACCCCGTGAACATCGCAATGTTCGGTCACGAACGTGGTCAGGGCTTGAAGCGGCGGTCGAGCTCGGCCTGGGCAAAATACGCGCTGGCCTTGCGCAGGATCTCGTTGTCTTGCCTCAGCTCGCGCACTTCGCGTTCCAGCGCTTTCATCCGCGTCCGCTCGTCCGTCGTCAGCCCCTGACGCTTGCCGGCATCACGCTCGGCCTGACGCACCCAGTTGCACAGCGTCTGCGCCGAACAGCCAATCTTCCCGGCAATCGATTCGATCGCCGCCCACTGCGAGCCGTACTCGCCCTGATGCTCCCGCACCAGCCGAACCGCGCGCTCTCGCACTTCCGGTGAATATTTCGTCTTGCTCATCGCCCCATCTTCTCAAGAGTTGGAGCCTCCCGAAATCCCGGGGCGGTTCACTAGCCACCAAGGAGACCAATGATGCACAAGAGCAAGTTCACCGAGAGCCAGATTGTCGCCACGCTGAAGCAGGTTGAAGGCGGCCGGCAGGTCAAAGATGTGTGCAGTGAGCTGGCCATTTCCGATGCGACGTGTCGCTGGGTATGTGTTGCAACTCATCAAACCGAAGGTGTGGGTCGCCTGCGAACTTCGTGCTTCTTGACTAGGTTCATGGACGGCTGGCCGCCGTCCATCGCGCCTATGGGTGCTCCGCACTCGATCATAGACGGGCGCGTCGGTCCGTGAGGCTGTTTAGGCGCAGCGCTATCTTCAAGAAGGGCAGTGATACCAGGGGTGCCTCATGACACAAAGCTATTCGCCAAGACCTTTACCGGACGCCACGGCGTTCTTGACTTGCTGTAGCTTTGCGCGCAACTGAGCGATAGGTGGCAGCCCCATGGATTCACGCCGCTTGTCTACGCTGCTTTCGTCTTCAATTGGATATAGCTCAAAAGATTCATTTGCTTGTGTGCCAAATCGTTGCGGCTTTCCATCGTAGACCAGCTGGCGATCAATGAATGTAGCGAAGGCATCCTTCGGGAAGTCTCCCTTCTCTACAAGCTCTTGCATCTGGCGAGCCATATCCGCTTGTAGGGCGCGGTCGCCAGAGTGCTGGAGCATAAGAAACTGCGCGGACACCGCGCCCTCGCCAACTTCGCTCAGGCCCAGCAGCCTTCCGGACGTGATCTCAAGCCATGCTGCCTCGCGGCGCCGGTCTGCTTCGGCAAGTCGTGCGTCATTGAATCCAGGGGTCATGGCCTTCTTGCGATCACGCTGATCTTCTTCGCCGAGAGCAATCAATTGCTGCGCGATCGCAGCAAATGAAGGTTTGTCAGTTGGATGGCCCGCGACCTCACTAGACTCATTCGCCAAGTTCGATGCAGTCACAGTCCCGGCTCCTAAAATAATAGCAATAAAAAGTAGAGATGCCGATCGTAGTTTCATGAATGTTCCACCCACTCATCATTTCGTTGCCTAGCCGAGAACTTTACTCCAAGCGAACTTATGCGACCCTGCATCTCCTCAAAAGCAACGGAAGCCTTATAGTCTGCGTAGCTTGGAGGCGTCTGGAGAAGAGGAACACCGGCCTTGCTTGCAAGGTATGAGCAGAATTTTGAAAGAATACTTGAATCCGAAACATTGGATTCCAGGAACAACCAGTTTCCGGACGGATTTAGATCCAAGAAGTGGTATTCGCCATCCCTATCTGGAACGAGGTCCATGCAGGCTACCTCGACACCCATCTTTGACATCAAAAGACCTACCTTTTCTTGCACTTCTAAAGGAAGGTCCATCTTGCTAATTGTGGTCACGTTGCTGTCAGTCAGATCTTCTCGAGAGTCTAGCCGGCCAGAGGTCTGATAAATTTTATAGGCGTGAATTTGATCGCCAAAGACGAATGCGCGAATGTCAAAGTCCTTGACAATCTCTTCCTGAAAGATGGCCGGCGCTGCCAAGACCGTCCCAGCCTCATAGTTGTCTAGTAGACTGATACTGGCTCTTGATGCGAAGGCGCACCTAGTACGGCCGTCGGCATAGCGCCAGCTGAACGGCTCGAACGGTTTGATGACTAATTTGTTTGTATTGCCAAATATTTCCTTTACCCGATCAATGCTTGATCCGAAGTAGCTTTTGGGTGGTGAGAGACCAACTTCGCTCGCTGCCCTTAATTGAAGCATCTTGTTGTCTGCGCGAATAGCCGAACTCGGGGAATTCACGAAAACCTGATTTCCTACCTCTCCCAACAACTGCAAAAGCCAGTTTTGATTAACAGCCCTTTCGCGTCTGACGAATAGGAAGTCTTCTTCCCCTTCAAGCATATCGACCCGCGGAGTGTAATCACCTCGGAAATACAGTAACTTCTGTTCTGCAAATGATCGGCCGAGCTCCAAGATAATAGAGTTCTGATCCTCTTCGGGAGAGCATGGGGTGAGCGAAACGCCGGCGCCTTCTTGATCTAGGCCGAAGAATGTTTCGACGAGCTCTGCGGAAATGCCGGCCTTGTTAAGCGACCACACTATCGATGCCGCATGAAGATCTAGAAAAGATGAAACAACTGTAATCACGACTTCTCTCCATGAAGCGGGCACTGCGCGTCTCCACGCAGTGCTCGTGGCGATTACTTGCCGTTCGACACCTCGACCGTCACTTCAACCTGCTTGAAGGTATGGGTGTAGGTCACTTCGCCCTTGTTATCGCCACCGCTGACGGCATTCAACTCTTACTGAGACAGCTCGCGCGCCGGCGCGAATTCGCGGGACAGCTCCTTGGTGATCACTTTATTCAGCATGATAATTTTTTATTCCTTTGCATGTGATTAAGCCGCATCGAATGATCCGGCACTTTATTGATACCCGGTAACGCCGCATGGTGTCAACCCCCACCCCGCAGACCGTTCAACCTTGTTCCGTTGGGCGGGCTGAGCGCAAAGGACCGCATAATTTCGGTTGCCTAACAGGCTGCTGAAATACCAATTTGGACGTGACAAACCCACACCGGTGAGCCGTCCCCTGTGAATTCTGCGTCCTCTGCTGACATCGGACGCCTCAGATTCCACGCAGAAGCCCCAAAACGCGGTATCTCAAGACGACAGTCATAGGTCCTGTGGAGTTTTTCAGCAGCCTGCTAAGGGCGTAACGGCATTCGCAAGCGCGCGTAATCAGGAGAAATGAAAACTTCTTATTTC is part of the Xanthomonas fragariae genome and encodes:
- a CDS encoding DUF6624 domain-containing protein codes for the protein MKLRSASLLFIAIILGAGTVTASNLANESSEVAGHPTDKPSFAAIAQQLIALGEEDQRDRKKAMTPGFNDARLAEADRRREAAWLEITSGRLLGLSEVGEGAVSAQFLMLQHSGDRALQADMARQMQELVEKGDFPKDAFATFIDRQLVYDGKPQRFGTQANESFELYPIEDESSVDKRRESMGLPPIAQLRAKLQQVKNAVASGKGLGE
- a CDS encoding ATP-grasp domain-containing protein, encoding MITVVSSFLDLHAASIVWSLNKAGISAELVETFFGLDQEGAGVSLTPCSPEEDQNSIILELGRSFAEQKLLYFRGDYTPRVDMLEGEEDFLFVRRERAVNQNWLLQLLGEVGNQVFVNSPSSAIRADNKMLQLRAASEVGLSPPKSYFGSSIDRVKEIFGNTNKLVIKPFEPFSWRYADGRTRCAFASRASISLLDNYEAGTVLAAPAIFQEEIVKDFDIRAFVFGDQIHAYKIYQTSGRLDSREDLTDSNVTTISKMDLPLEVQEKVGLLMSKMGVEVACMDLVPDRDGEYHFLDLNPSGNWLFLESNVSDSSILSKFCSYLASKAGVPLLQTPPSYADYKASVAFEEMQGRISSLGVKFSARQRNDEWVEHS